In Candidatus Palauibacter australiensis, the DNA window CCCCACGACCGAAACTGGATCGAGGAACGCAGGTGGTCGAGGTCGTAGAGGTGGTCCTTCCACTTCTCGTCCAGCACCGACAGCACGACGAAGCGCAGTACCTGCTCCCAGTCTTCGCCGAAACTCTCGAGCTTGGCGCGGAACTGCTCGTGGGCGCTCTCGATCACCGCATCGTACAACTCGCCGGTCCCCGCCCAGTTGTCGGCGCTCGCCTCCTTCTCCGCCTCTGACGCCTCCCCGCGCTCCGCACCGACCCGGGGCAGGAACTCGTTGTGCAGGAAGTACTCGATCAGGAGGTGCTCACGCAGTCCCGGGAGGTTCCACTGGTCGTGCGAGCTCTCCTCCGGTACGTAGGCGTCCATCTCCTCGCGGAGCGCCTCCCCGACCATCTCCCACGTCTCGCCCTTCAGGTCTTCCCCGCCCTCGAGCGCATACAGGCGCAGGTCGTAGACGACCTCGCGCTGCTGGTTCATCACGTCGTCGTAGTCCAGCAGCCGCTTGCGGGCGTCGAAGTTCTGGGTCTCGACCCGCTTCTGCGCGCGCTCGACGGACTTCGTGATCCAGGGGTGGCTGATGACCTCCCCCTCCTGCACGCCCAGGCGATCCATGATCTTCGCCACGCGCTCGTGCATGAAGAGCCGCATGAGGTCGTCTTCAAGCGAGAGGAAGAAGAGGCTCGCCCCGGGATCCCCCTGGCGTCCGGAGCGACCGCGAAGCTGGCGGTCGATGCGGCGCGACTGGTGGCGCTCCGTCCCGAGGATCTGGAGTCCGCAGGGCGGCTCCTCCTCGCACCCCCGCTCCTTGATCTCGGCTCGCGACAGATCCGGCTCCTCGCCGGTGTGGCCGAACGCCGGGGTGTCGGAGCGGATCCCGCACACGTCGCACTGGACGCACGGGGAGGCGAGTTTGATGTCGGTGCCGCGCCCGGCCATGTTCGTCGCGATCGTGATCGCGCCCGGCTGGCCCGCGTTGCGCACGATCTCCGCCTCCCGGGCGTGCTGCTTGGCGTTCAGCACCTCGTGGGCGAGACCCCGCCGCTTCAGCATGCGGGCGATGACCTCCGACACCTCCACGCTCGTCGTCCCGACGAGGATCGGAAGGCCCTCGCCGTTGATGCGTTCGATCTCGTCGATCAGCGCGGCGTATTTTTCCTTCTTCGTCTGGAAGATCACGTCGTCGTGATCCAGTCGCCGCACCGGCCGGTTCGTCGGGATGACGACGACCTCGAGGCCGTAGATGGCGTGGAACTCGCCCTCCTCCGTCTCGGCGGTACCGGTCATCCCGGCCGCCTTGTCGTACATCCGGAAGTAGTTCTGAATGGTGATCGTGGCGAGCGTCTGCGTCTCGCCGCGCACCTTGACCTTCTCCTTCGCCTCGACCGCCTGGTGGAGCCCATCCGACCAGCGCCGCCCGTGCATCTTGCGGCCGGTGTGCTCGTCGACGATCAGGACATCACCGTTCTCCACCACGTACTCCACGTCCTTCTCATACAGGGAGTACGCCTTCACGAGCTGGTGGATGACGTGGATCTTCTCGGACTTCTCCGCGTATTCGCGTTCGAGCCGTTCGATCTCGCCGCGCTTCTCGTCGGTGGTCAGCGAATCATCGTCCTCGACGTGCTGGACATCCTCCGAGATGTCCGGGACGACGAACGTCTCCGGGTCGTCGGGCGAGAGCACGTCGAGACCCTGCTCGGAGATCTGGATCGTCTGCCCCTTCTCGTCCATCGAAAAGAGGAGCATCTCGTCGATCTCCGGAAGCCGCTTCTCCCGCATGAGGTCGGCTTCGGCGCGCTGAATGAGCTGCTTCACGCCGGAGCGCGTCTTCAGCTTGAGCAGACGCTTGTTCTTCGGCGCGCCGCGTTGCGCGGCGAGCAGCTTGAGACCTGCGTCCCGGCGCTGTTCCGTGTCTTCGTCGGCCTCGGTCTCGTCGAGCAGCTTCGTGCCCTCGGCCACGAGGCGGTTGACGATCCGCGTCTGCTTGCGGGCGATCGCGGCCACCTGGGCGTTGTGCTTTTGATACACGTCGCGTTCGTCGCGACCCGCGGGCCCGGAGATGATGAGGGGGGTGCGGGCCTCGTCGATGAGCACCGAGTCGACCTCGTCGATGATCGCGTACGCATGTCCGCGCTGTACGCGATGCCGGAGTTCGATCACCATGTTGTCGCGCAGGTAGTCGAACCCGAATTCGTTGTTCGTCCCGTAG includes these proteins:
- a CDS encoding SEC-C metal-binding domain-containing protein; the encoded protein is MDRLGVQEGEVISHPWITKSVERAQKRVETQNFDARKRLLDYDDVMNQQREVVYDLRLYALEGGEDLKGETWEMVGEALREEMDAYVPEESSHDQWNLPGLREHLLIEYFLHNEFLPRVGAERGEASEAEKEASADNWAGTGELYDAVIESAHEQFRAKLESFGEDWEQVLRFVVLSVLDEKWKDHLYDLDHLRSSIQFRSWGQKDPLVEYKKEAYEMFVSLITDIRKAVANRFFRVRVERRPPIRPRAPQITGMSGPVEPGAGAAGGTAPGRGAAPVPDGTPAEAPAAAPAFSATGVAASAAVQELAPDDTAARAALRAGQRPRRTDAPATATKTPGRNEPCPCGSGRKYKKCCGRPG